A window from Saccharomyces cerevisiae S288C chromosome XIII, complete sequence encodes these proteins:
- the RPS16A gene encoding 40S ribosomal protein uS9 RPS16A (Protein component of the small (40S) ribosomal subunit; homologous to mammalian ribosomal protein S16 and bacterial S9; RPS16A has a paralog, RPS16B, that arose from the whole genome duplication), protein MSAVPSVQTFGKKKSATAVAHVKAGKGLIKVNGSPITLVEPEILRFKVYEPLLLVGLDKFSNIDIRVRVTGGGHVSQVYAIRQAIAKGLVAYHQKYVDEQSKNELKKAFTSYDRTLLIADSRRPEPKKFGGKGARSRFQKSYR, encoded by the coding sequence ACTTTTGGTAAGAAGAAATCAGCTACTGCTGTTGCCCATGTCAAGGCCGGTAAGGGTTTGATCAAGGTTAATGGTTCTCCAATCACTTTGGTTGAACCAGAAATCTTAAGATTCAAGGTTTACGAACCATTATTGTTAGTTGGTTTGGACAAATTCTCCAACATCGATATTAGAGTTAGAGTTACTGGTGGTGGTCATGTTTCCCAAGTTTACGCCATCAGACAAGCTATTGCTAAAGGTTTAGTTGCTTACcatcaaaaatatgtcGATGAACAATCCAAGAACGAATTGAAGAAGGCTTTCACTTCTTACGACAGAACCTTGTTGATTGCTGATTCTAGAAGACCAGAACCAAAGAAATTCGGTGGTAAGGGTGCTCGTTCCAGATTCCAAAAATCTTACCGTTAA
- the FDO1 gene encoding Fdo1p (Protein involved in directionality of mating type switching; acts with Fkh1p to control which donor mating-type locus is inserted into MAT locus during mating type switching; localized to the nucleus; not an essential gene): MEENKLSGNKPIQLATWSNQMGSPENNGNNANNGSDVQNVIQKALGLIRQLNNNGLMSPMEEEHSQPSSSQETLSVDREINEQGRLRLLMQAKDDNTRKEVGTYSSPMDSAYARENMLNVLQSLVTHLNQAVSQIQQLKFKNMILTSNENNIQSRHEVEDNLQKQQFERMKCQFLLERQSLKDQLRKRENKIVKYKQKIIEKNKKLNNLAKVLNQHAISDTSQIDSFSSSVKKTPSSTTTPQEMKSDMLNTLGILATHVLKDEIDDDSGNQTILQLAAGSISNDCNTTELEITCSPEMGRTITHNRPNTKDESIQDSHGNRTLQLPKMKSFSTIDGSIKDIK, encoded by the coding sequence atggaagaaaataaacttaGTGGAAATAAACCGATTCAACTTGCTACCTGGTCGAACCAGATGGGGTCACCAGAAAACAATGGAAATAATGCAAATAATGGTAGTGATGTACAGAATGTTATTCAGAAAGCTTTAGGCTTGATTCGACAGTTGAACAATAATGGGCTAATGAGTCCGATGGAAGAAGAGCATTCGCAACCTTCATCTTCACAAGAGACACTTAGTGTCGATAGAGAGATTAATGAACAGGGCCGTTTGCGTCTTCTTATGCAAGCAAAAGATGATAATACGCGGAAGGAAGTAGGCACATATTCTAGTCCGATGGATTCTGCGTACGCCAGGGAAAATATGTTAAACGTTTTGCAATCATTAGTTACGCATCTGAACCAAGCTGTCAGCCAAATACAACAATTAAAATTCAAGAACATGATTCTTACTtcaaatgaaaataatattcagTCGAGGCATGAAGTGGAAGATAATCTCCAGAAACAGCAATTTGAAAGGATGAAGTGTCAGTTTCTATTGGAACGTCAAAGTTTGAAGGATCAATTGCGAAAGCGAGAGAATAAAATTGTTAAATATAAGCagaaaattattgaaaagaacaagaaattaaacaatCTAGCAAAAGTACTTAATCAACATGCAATATCTGATACCTCTCAAATAGATAGTTTCAGTAGCTCGGTAAAGAAAACGCCTTCGTCGACTACAACGCCCCAAGAAATGAAGTCGGACATGTTGAACACCTTGGGAATATTGGCCACACATGTCTTgaaagatgaaattgaCGATGATTCTGGAAATCAAACGATTCTGCAACTGGCTGCAGGGAGTATAAGCAACGATTGTAACACTACGGAGTTGGAAATTACGTGCAGTCCTGAAATGGGAAGGACTATTACACACAATCGACCAAATACTAAAGATGAGTCAATTCAGGATTCACATGGGAATAGGACCCTCCAATTGcccaaaatgaaaagtttcAGTACCATAGACGGAAGCATTAAGGATATTAAGTGA